In Oncorhynchus gorbuscha isolate QuinsamMale2020 ecotype Even-year unplaced genomic scaffold, OgorEven_v1.0 Un_scaffold_5767, whole genome shotgun sequence, the following proteins share a genomic window:
- the LOC124029189 gene encoding uncharacterized protein LOC124029189, with protein sequence MCQPIGQYCRRTVCLTNPDRSTKKGTYTLGLQRTGTDTMGVFSIKVLPKPQRSQTNQSQTHSSTTPGPSLPPTTTVSNPIQVINIRDYSDIDQLGTETGFDGRDNLWLSYMRYTAKTLKRKDCIVCGHARPVLATHPFSIGEGQGCLCILRSFYQDKPNSTLCSSLRLVFPTISPHRAPWGVKAYGGNYSCITGAGSGMDYGRLPEADCSSNITINATWPVAGLNQTSGLADVWWKCGPKRVLRPILRGDWQGTCALTSLIIPLTIVDVTAEQLLGSVSRGPETFHPMGDIDVVLHGRRM encoded by the coding sequence gcacttacaccctcggactacaaaggaccgggacagacacgatgggtgtgttttctattaaggtgcTGCCAAAACCACAGAGGTCCCAGACGAACCAGAGccagacacactcctctaccacccctgGACCGAGCCTGCCACCCACCACCACTGTGTCAAATCCCATTCAGGTAATTAACATTAGAGACTATTCAGATATTGATCAATTAGGCACTgagactggttttgatggtagggacaatttgtggctgtcttataTGAGGTATACAGCTAAGACCCTGAAAAGAAAGGACTGCATTGTATGTGGTCATGCTAGACCTGTTCTGGCTACACACCCATTTTCTATAGGAGAAGGACAGGGGTGCTTGTGTATTCTGAGAAGTTTTTACCAGGATAAGCCCAATTCAACCCTCTGTTCCTCTTTGAGGCTTGTGTTTCCTACAATATCTCCTCATCGGGCCCCTTGGGGTGTTAAGGCATATGGGGGCAATTACAGTTGCATCACGGGTGCAGGTAGTGGCATGGACTATGGGAGATTGCCTGAAGCTGATTGCAGCAGTAACATAACTATTAATGCCACTTGGCCAGTTGCAGGTCTAAACCAAACTAGTGGTCTGGCTGATGTGTGGTGGAAATGTGGACCCAAAAGAGTACTGAGACCCATTCTTAGAGGAGACTGGCAAGGTACGTGTGCTCTGACCAGTTTGATAATTCCACTGACCATTGTTGATGTTACTGCTGAACAGCTGTTGGGTTCTGTATCCAGGGGGCCTGAAACATTCCATCCCATGGGAGACATAGACGTAGTGCTCCATGGACGGAGGATGTAG